GGCGCGTCGACGCGCCTGCCGCCCTGGCGCTTCGAACTGGAGACAGCGCGGCGTGCCCTGCTCGACCATTTTCATGTGCAGACCCTGGCCGGCTTTGGCTGCGACTCCAAGCCATTGGCGATCAGCGCGGCCGGCGCGCTGCTGCAATACCTGCGTGAGATGCAGCCCTCGGCGCTGGCGCAGTTGACCTCCCTGTACACCTACAGCCTGACCGAGTTCATGGTGCTGGATGAGGCCACACGGCGCAACCTGGAATTGACCGAGTCAATCCGGGGCAGCGATAATCGCCACACCTTGCTGGCCGTACTCGATGACACCCGCACGCCGATGGGCGCGCGCCTGCTGCGACGGCGCCTGGGGCAGCCCTTGCTTGATCTGACGCAGCTCGACGCCCGCCTGGGCGCGGTTGCCGCCTTGCAGCAGCAGGGCCTGGCCCGCGCCGAGCTGTTGGCGCTGCTCAAGGGCTTTGGCGACCTGGAACGCTGGGTCAACCGGGTGGTGCAGCGCATCGCCCTGCCGCGTGACCTGCTGGGCATCCGCCAGGCGCTGACAAAAGTCAACGAGGCGCGTCGCATCACCGGCCAATTGCGCCCCGGCGCCGATGCCGCCGCGCTGCTGGCGACACTCGACGCCCGGCTTGATCCCTGCGCGGATGTGGCCGCGCTGCTCGGCCAGGCGCTCGTGGAGGAGCCGCCGGCCACCTTGCAACACGTGGGCATCATCCGCCCTGGCTTCAGTACGGAGATTGATGCTGTGGTCTCAGCCTCCAAAGATGCCAAAACCTGGGTTGCCAACCTGGAGGGGACAGAACGCGCACGCACCGGCATCAAATCGCTCAAGGTTGGTTACAACAAGGTGTTCGGCTACTACCTGGAAGTGTCCACCGCCAACGCACACCTGGTGCCGGCCGATTACATACGCAAGCAGACCCTGGTGAACGCGGAGCGTTACATCACGCCCAAGCTGAAAGAGATGGAATCCATCATCCTGCACGCGGACGAGCGCCAGTTGGAACTGGAGCAGCAGGTCTATCGCGCCGTTCTCGACCAGGTGGCAGCCCAGGCCGGGCGTTTGCTGACCCTGGCGCAGGCGCTGGCGGAGCTTGATGTCTATGCGGCGCTGGCCGAGGTCGCGGCGCGCAACCGCTATGTGCGCCCGGAGCTGGCGGATGACGGGATCATCGAGATCAAAGCCGGGCGCCATCCGGTCGTGGAGTTGACGCAGCGCGACGAGCCGTTCGTTCCCAACGATGTCAGCCTGCACCCGGAGCAAGCCATCATCATCCTCACCGGCCCCAACATGGCCGGCAAGAGCGTCTTCCTGCGCCAGATTGCGCTCATCACCCTGATGGCGCATATCGGCTCTTTTGTGCCGGCCGACGCCGCGCACATCGGGCTGGTGGATCGTGTGTTCACGCGCGTGGGCGCCGCGGATGACATCGCGCGCGGACAATCCACCTTCATGGTGGAAATGGTCGAAGCCGCCAACATCCTGAACCACGCCAGCAGCCGCTCGCTGCTCATTCTGGATGAGATCGGTCGCGGCACCAGCACCTACGATGGTATGGCGATTGCCTGGGCCATCGTGGAGCACATTCACAATCACCCGCGGCTACGCGCCAAGACGCTGTTTGCCACCCACTACCACGAACTCACCGACCTGGCCGTGCGCCTGCCGCACGTGGTCAATTTCAGCCTGGCGGTGGCCGAAGAGGGCGGTCGCGTCGTCTTTTTGCACAAGATTGTGCCGGGCAAAGCCGATCGCTCCTACGGCGTGCATGTGGCCGAACTGGCCGGGCTGCCGCGCACGGTCATTGCGCGCGCGGATGAGATCCTGGCCGATTTGGAAGCTAAGGGCGCGGCTGGCCCGCGCAAGCTGGGCATGGCAACCGGCCCGCGGCAGTTGGGGCTTTTTGTCACCGGTCACCCGGTGGTGGAGGACCTCAAGAAGCTGGATGTCAACGGCCTGTCGCCGCTGGCCGCGCTCAACGTGCTGTTCGAGCTGCAGCAGCGGGCGCGTCAAGAATGATACTATCGAATGTCATGAAAATCAAACCAATTGCATCCGAGAAACAAAAATGCCGGGCCTCATCCGAGGCCCGGCATCCCCATTCATGATGCCAGATGGCGACGCTGCCATCCGGCGGGTGATGTTACATTTGAGAACGCGACGCGCGGCGGCGCAGGGCGAAGGCGCCGGCCGCGGCGGCCATGACGCCAACGACCAGCACCCACGGCCAGGTCGCCGGTCGCGTGGGCGTGTTCAGTTCACTCAGGGAGACCGCGGTGGGGTTGGTGCAGGTGAAGACGCGCAAGTCGTCCACGTACCAGCCGTCCACACCCGCGCAGCCGTCGTTGCCGAAGTCGAAGCGCAGGCGCACCGAATCGCCGGGCGCCAGGTTCAGGTAGCCCAGGTCAATCTGCGACTGACCCCAACTGCCGCTCACCGCGCCGCCGTCCGTGCCGGAGAAGGCTTCCTGTCCGGCCAACGGGTTGGTGTTGCCACCCGAAGCAGCGGTCAGCGTCATGTTGTACGCATTGAAGGTGAAGGCCGACGCGGGGATCAGCGCATAGGCGCCGCCGTTGACGCTGGCCTCCGCGTTGCCGCCATCCCAACTGAGCTCAGACGCGATGTAGTGATCGAACGCGATCTCGGGCAGGGCGCCAGGCGGAATGATGAACGCCGGGCTTTCCATGCGGATCACGCCGGAAACGTCGCCGTTGCCGCCGTCGCAGTTGCCGTTCAGCGGATCAACACCGAAGGCGCCGGCGCCGGCTCGCCCGCCGGGCAGCGTGTTGTCGGCCTCCCAGTCGTGCGGCTGCCAACCGCTGAAGACGCCCTGGTTGGTCAGGGTCCAACTGCCCAGGCCCGCCTCGAAGTCCTCCATGAAGATGTCGCTCACCACCTGACCGGCGCTGCACAGGGCCGGCGCGTTGGGGTTGAGCAGAGGCTGGAAGTTGCACTGCGTTGGCGGGGTGCTCAGCTCGGTCGCCAGGCTGGCGAAGTCTACCTGGTGGCAGTTGCCTGCGGTGAGAATCTGACCCGAAGGCAGACCAGTGGTCAGATCGGGCAGGTCAATGCCGCGCAGGTCGTTGCAGGCCGCCAGGATCGAGTCGGCATGGTCGGCGAAGTCACTGGCGGGGCCTTGATAGAAGGCCTGGGCGCGCCAGTAGATGTGCGCAGCCTTGGTCAGGCCGATGCCCATCACGGTCTGGCCGTTGTAAGTGCCGCCGTCCACGATCAACGCGAAGGTGTGGTTGGGCACGCCAGAGTTGGTATGCACGCCGCCGCCGTCGGTGCTGCCGCACTGGTAGTAGGCGTCGGTTACGCGGCCGGGGTCCGAGTAGCAGTTCGGGCTCCACATGTCGCGGATGGATTCGCCGAAGGCAGGATCATCCTCGCCGGAGAGCCAACGATAGGAGTCATCCGGCGCGGCGCCGCTGCCCAGGTGCAGGGTGACATTGACGCCTGTGCCCAACTGCGCCTTGATCAGGTTACCGTTGCTGTAGCCGATGGAAAGCGAGGGGATGACGATGGTGGGATCGGAGCCGGCCATGCCAAAGGGCGCATCGCCGCCCGTGATGTGGTTGGCAATGATCGCGCCGATGGCGCCGGCGTCCTGTGCGTTCTTGACCTTGATGGTGAAGGCGCAGAAGCCGCGATCAATCAACGCGATGTTGCCGGCCACGGCCGCGCCGTTGATGAGCGGTTCGCAGCCGTCGGTGGAGGCGGACGCCGGCGGAATGCCGCCGCCCACGCCGTCATCCACCAGAACCACGTTGCCGGTGAGGCCGGCGATGGTCAGCGGTGGGCCAAACGCGGCCGAACCGGCCGGATAGTCGCCAGCAATGCCCGCCGGAGAGTTGACCGTCAACATGGGCGGCGGTGTGGAGTAGAGGGAACAGGCGTCGGCCGAGCGCGGGCCGCCAGGCGTATCGGTGCCGCGGCCGTTGATCAGGTCAACCACTTCGCCCCAAATATCGGAGTAGGACTCGTTCAGCGCGCCGGGCTGCCACATGTAGATCAGGTTGTGCGTGTATTCGGTGTAGGCATGGCCCCACTCGTGCGCCACCGTGTCGTCGCCGGTCACGCCAGTGCAGTAGTTGGTGGTGGTGCCGTTCCAGTTGGCGTTGGGACAGCTGATGCCAGGGTCGTCGTTGACCGTTTCCATGACATGGCCCAGCGCGTCGTAGGAATCGCGGCCAAAGGCGTTCCAGAAAAGGTTGTAGGACTCGCCGGTGCCGTCAATCAGGTTGTTGATGTCCGCCGCGTTGGGGCCGACATAGGGATACGGGTCGCCTTCCTGCCAGACAAGCTGACCGGGCGTGTAGCCGCCGTCATAGACGTTGCGACTGAGCGACTCATGGATGGCTGAGATGCGATCCACGATCTTGCCGGTGTGGGCATCCACATAGACGAACTCGCGCACGTCGCGGCCGTTGCTGACTTCCACCTCGTAGACCAGGTGGCTGACGCCAACCACGCCCTCGGCCATGCCGGTGCGGAAGATGCGCAGGGTTTGGTTGGCCGCGGTGACATCGGCCGCGCCCACCGTGGTCACAGCGATGTTGCCGGCCCGGTCAGCGGTCAACGTTGGCGTCGCGCTGACGTTGATGGCTGGAATGAAGTAACCGTTGACGGTGCTCAGGCGTCCGCTGCCGTCGAAGTGGACGTGCAAACGGCCGGCGAAGACCGGCACGCCCTGGTACACCTGGTCGAACGTCAGGTGCGCAAAGCCGTAAACATCGGTTTGTTGTTGGGTCAGGCTGAGTTCGGCGCCGGCGTTGGTGATGCCAAAGACGCTGCCGTAAAGCGCGAAGTAAGCGTCGGCCTTGGCCGTCGCGCTGCCCGCGCCTTCGACGCCGGGGAGAGTTTGGCCGTCGGCCAGGCGCATGAAGCGGACGGCGCCCGTGGGACGGGCATAGCTGATTTCAACATTGCCGCCGGCATCGGCAGTGAGCCGCGCCACGCCGGCGGGGTCGAGCACGGGCGCTGCGGTTGAGGCTGGCGTCGCGAGGGTTGTGGCATTCAGCAGGGCATTCAAGCTGTTGTTGGACACGGGACGAGCTTCTGGCAACGGAATAGCCAGGGCGCTGCTGACCAGGCCTAAGAGCAAAGAGATGGCCGCGATCAGCGTGATGGCGCGATACATGGACTTGTGAGCCATTGCAATCCTCCTGAATCGAATCAGATGTGAACGCGAAAATGGATTAGCAGAGGGTGCCGCTTTGAGATGACGGGTTGCAGCGGGGATGACCAACCTCCTTTCGGGTACAGCGCTCTGGTCGGCAATTTTACAGGGCTTGTCAGAGAATAGGTTGCCGCTTCAGTTCTGGCAGAACATGGTCACACGAACAGGATATTGTGTTTGTTGACAAGCCCGTGGAGTCAACAAAGAAGGCGTCAGGCGGGTGCTACCGGATAAGCGGACATGAAACGAACTGGGACACGAGAGCAACAACAGGCGTACCGACCATAACCGGTGCGTCTATTTTAGCGACAAAACAGGGGGGTGTCAAGAACGGCGGCGAGAAAGCCAGAATCGGCTTAGCCGACCAGCCTGACAAAATGACGGCGGCCGACCTGTAGGATGCGGCTGCCAGCGGCGCCCAGGTCAATCACGGTTTCGATCTGCTCCAGGCGCTGTCCGTCCAGTTTGATGCCGCCCTGCGCCAGGAGGCGGCGCCCTTCGCCGCGGCTGGCCGTCAGCCCGGCGGCCTGCAGGAGGTCGAGCAGGGCCAGCGGCCCGCTCATGACAAACTCCGGCATGTCGGCCGGCAGCTCGCGTTCCTGGAAGACGGTGCGGAAATGGGCTTCGGCTTCCTGAGCGGCGTCCGCGCCGTGAAAAATTTCGACAATCTCGAAGGCCAGCTTCATCTTGACGTCGCGCGGATGGGCCGCGCCGGTCGCCAGGTCATCTTCGAGCCGCTTGATCTGCGCCGGCGTCCAGCGCGTGACCAGGTTCATGAAGTTGCTCATGGCGTGGTCAGGAATGGACATCACCTTGCCGTACATCTGCGCCGGCGGCTCGCTGATGCCAATGGCGTTGCCGGTGGACTTGCTCATGCGCAGATGCCCATCGGTGCCCACTAAGATCGGCAGGGTGATGGCAACCTGGGGGCGCTGGTTGGCCCCTTCGGCCAGTTTGCGGCCGGCCATCAGGTTGAAGAGCTGGTCCGTACCGCCGACCTGCACATCGGTCTGCAGCGCCAGCGCGTCATAGCCCTGCATCAGCGCGTAGAAGAACTCGTGCAGCCAGATGGCGTCGCCGTTGGCAAAGCGTTTGGCGAAATTGTCACGCGCCAGGAACTGCTGCACGGTGAAGTTTGCGGCCAGGCGAATGACATCGGCAAAACTCAGCGGCGCCAGCCATTCGGCGTTGAAGCGGATGCTGGTTTTCTCCGAATCCAGAACCTTGAAGGCCTGGGCGGTGTAGGTGGCGGCGTTGGCGGCTACCTGTTCAGGCGTGAGTTGTTTGCGCGCTCCTTCTTTGTCGGACGGATCCCCGATCAGGCTGGTGAAGTTACCGATGAGAAAGGTACACTCATGGCCCAGCTCCTGGAACTGGCGCAGCTTGCGCATGGGGACCGTGTGCCCCAGGTGAATATCGGGCGCGGACGGGTCCACACCCAGGTAGACCTTGAGCGGTCGCTTCGTCTGCTGCGATTCCAGCAGGCGCACGCGCAGTTCCTTTTCCATGTTGGCAAACGTTTGCGCGTCGCCAAAATCGGCCCCACGCATCAGAATCGCGACTTGTTCATCAATACTAAGATTCGTTTTCATATCATTCATACTACCCATGCCATCCATACTATCTATGCCATCCATACTATCTATACCACCATCTATGCTATCTATACCATCCATCATACTATCTATACCATCCATGCTATCTATACCATCCATACTATCTATACCATCCATGCTATCTATACCATCCATACCCGCCATGCCATCCGCCGAGACTGCAAATTTTGATCACCGGTGTTCACGTCACACCGACGAATGCCATTATAATGCATATCTGGCACATTTGCGAACGAAGGTGCGTCGCACCTGCAGTTCCAAATGTAGCCATCCATGTGACTGGCCAGCGCCGGGCCGCGTCCCTACGGGACGACGGGTGTGGGGGGCATCGCTAAGGTCAGGGCGTCCCTACGGGACGACGGGTGTGGGGGGCATCGCTCGCTCAAGTCAAGGCGCCCCGTAGGGGCGCCGCATTTCCAAATGTAGCTTTCCAACGCCCACAATCCCTCTTGCTGCCCACCTATCTCGGGGATTTTGGGCCAAAACCGCCCGAACGAGGAACGCAGGCCCATTTACGGGCAGCCATTCCGTTCACATTCGGAATTCCTGGCGTCGCACCTGGGACATGAGTTGACGGAGTGTGTACGATGTGTGAAAAAAACGTGTGATGCGGCCCTGGAAATACGGTTATCTTTAGGGACAGGCGTTGGCGCATCGCGCGGGCTTGGGGTAAAATAGCCTCACCCGATAGAAAGGCCAAGGTAGATGTCAGAACAACTCATTTCTTTCCAAAATCAGGGACAGACGCTGTTTGGGATGATTCACATTCCGCCCGGCGCCGGTCCCTTTCCGGCCGTGCTGATCTTTCATGGCTTCACGGCCGATCGCAACGAGCATCATTTTCTCCTGGTCAAGGCGGCGCGGGCGTTGATGGCGGCGGGCTTTGTGGTTTTGCGCTTCGATTTCCGCGGCTCCGGCGAGAGCGAGGGCGATTTCAGCCAGGTGACCATCGAAGGGGAGATCAGCGACGGCTTGGCCGCCCGCGCCTGGCTGCGCGGTCATCCCGCGGTTGATCCAGATCTCGTCGGTGTCTGCGGCATCAGCGTGGGCGGCGCGGTGGCCGCGTGCCTGGCCGGCCGCACGCAAGACGTGCCGTCGTTGGTGTTATGGGCGCCGGTGGGCGATCCCGCGCGGGTTTTCAGCCAGGCCGGCAGCGGCAGCGGCAGCGGCTTTGCGCCGGTACCCGTGGAGGGAGGCATGGACATCGGCGGGCTGATTGTGGGGCAGGGCATGATTGCCGATGTGCTACGCCTGCGACCGACCGCAGAGGTGGTCGGTCATCCCGGCGCCGTTTTGGTCATCCAGGGCACGGCCGATCAGACCGTGCCGCCGTACAATGGCGAGATGTACCGGGAGGCGCTGGGCGAGCGCTGCACCCTGGTGTGGATCGAAGGCGCCGATCACACCTTTTCCCGGACCTGGTGGGAGCAGGAGGTGATTCGCCTCACCGTGGCGCATTTCCGCGGCCAATTGGCGCCGGCTGCATGAACTACCAGGTCCCGTTTGGCCGCGGCAGCTTGAGCTTTGCGCCGCCTGCGGGCATGACCCTCGATGTCATCGCTGCGCCCACGCCCGCGCCCTTGCCTGACTTTCCCGCCGCACTGGCATCTGCCTTGCGCCATCCCCTGGGCGCGCCGCCGCTGCGTGACCTGGCGTGGCCTGGCGCGCAGGTTTGCCTGGTCTTCACCGATGCCACGCGCACCTGCCCGGATGATGTGCTGGCGCTGGCGCTGCTGGCCGAGCTGCACGCCGCGGGGGCGCCGGATGCCCACATCACCCTGCTCTGCGCCACGGGCCTGCATCGCGCCAGCACGCTGGCTGAAAAAACGGCCAAACTGGGCGCGGACATCGTGGCCCGCTATCGCATCGTGGATCATGATGCGCAACAGGACGTGGTGAGCCTGGGTCAAAGCGAGCACGGCATCCCTTTGACGGTCAACCGCCTGGCCGCGGCGGCCGATCTGCTGCTTGCCACCGGCGTCGTTGAACCGCATCAATACGCGGGGTTCAGCGGCGGCAGCAA
This portion of the Candidatus Amarolinea dominans genome encodes:
- the mutS gene encoding DNA mismatch repair protein MutS; this encodes MTMTTPMRRQYLDLKRQYKDTILFFRLGDFYETFDDDAKIVASVCDVVLTSRPVGADMRVPLAGVPWHSVDGYVARLIQAGYKVAIAEQQGEAPVDGLVPRLVNRIVSAGTVVEPGLLPEKRNNYLVAGVRQDDRVGVAYADITTGEFATTEFSGADAALRLREELARLQPAELLTVEDGFAPSAELGLAPGASTRLPPWRFELETARRALLDHFHVQTLAGFGCDSKPLAISAAGALLQYLREMQPSALAQLTSLYTYSLTEFMVLDEATRRNLELTESIRGSDNRHTLLAVLDDTRTPMGARLLRRRLGQPLLDLTQLDARLGAVAALQQQGLARAELLALLKGFGDLERWVNRVVQRIALPRDLLGIRQALTKVNEARRITGQLRPGADAAALLATLDARLDPCADVAALLGQALVEEPPATLQHVGIIRPGFSTEIDAVVSASKDAKTWVANLEGTERARTGIKSLKVGYNKVFGYYLEVSTANAHLVPADYIRKQTLVNAERYITPKLKEMESIILHADERQLELEQQVYRAVLDQVAAQAGRLLTLAQALAELDVYAALAEVAARNRYVRPELADDGIIEIKAGRHPVVELTQRDEPFVPNDVSLHPEQAIIILTGPNMAGKSVFLRQIALITLMAHIGSFVPADAAHIGLVDRVFTRVGAADDIARGQSTFMVEMVEAANILNHASSRSLLILDEIGRGTSTYDGMAIAWAIVEHIHNHPRLRAKTLFATHYHELTDLAVRLPHVVNFSLAVAEEGGRVVFLHKIVPGKADRSYGVHVAELAGLPRTVIARADEILADLEAKGAAGPRKLGMATGPRQLGLFVTGHPVVEDLKKLDVNGLSPLAALNVLFELQQRARQE
- a CDS encoding M4 family metallopeptidase gives rise to the protein MAHKSMYRAITLIAAISLLLGLVSSALAIPLPEARPVSNNSLNALLNATTLATPASTAAPVLDPAGVARLTADAGGNVEISYARPTGAVRFMRLADGQTLPGVEGAGSATAKADAYFALYGSVFGITNAGAELSLTQQQTDVYGFAHLTFDQVYQGVPVFAGRLHVHFDGSGRLSTVNGYFIPAINVSATPTLTADRAGNIAVTTVGAADVTAANQTLRIFRTGMAEGVVGVSHLVYEVEVSNGRDVREFVYVDAHTGKIVDRISAIHESLSRNVYDGGYTPGQLVWQEGDPYPYVGPNAADINNLIDGTGESYNLFWNAFGRDSYDALGHVMETVNDDPGISCPNANWNGTTTNYCTGVTGDDTVAHEWGHAYTEYTHNLIYMWQPGALNESYSDIWGEVVDLINGRGTDTPGGPRSADACSLYSTPPPMLTVNSPAGIAGDYPAGSAAFGPPLTIAGLTGNVVLVDDGVGGGIPPASASTDGCEPLINGAAVAGNIALIDRGFCAFTIKVKNAQDAGAIGAIIANHITGGDAPFGMAGSDPTIVIPSLSIGYSNGNLIKAQLGTGVNVTLHLGSGAAPDDSYRWLSGEDDPAFGESIRDMWSPNCYSDPGRVTDAYYQCGSTDGGGVHTNSGVPNHTFALIVDGGTYNGQTVMGIGLTKAAHIYWRAQAFYQGPASDFADHADSILAACNDLRGIDLPDLTTGLPSGQILTAGNCHQVDFASLATELSTPPTQCNFQPLLNPNAPALCSAGQVVSDIFMEDFEAGLGSWTLTNQGVFSGWQPHDWEADNTLPGGRAGAGAFGVDPLNGNCDGGNGDVSGVIRMESPAFIIPPGALPEIAFDHYIASELSWDGGNAEASVNGGAYALIPASAFTFNAYNMTLTAASGGNTNPLAGQEAFSGTDGGAVSGSWGQSQIDLGYLNLAPGDSVRLRFDFGNDGCAGVDGWYVDDLRVFTCTNPTAVSLSELNTPTRPATWPWVLVVGVMAAAAGAFALRRRASRSQM
- a CDS encoding alpha/beta fold hydrolase, whose product is MSEQLISFQNQGQTLFGMIHIPPGAGPFPAVLIFHGFTADRNEHHFLLVKAARALMAAGFVVLRFDFRGSGESEGDFSQVTIEGEISDGLAARAWLRGHPAVDPDLVGVCGISVGGAVAACLAGRTQDVPSLVLWAPVGDPARVFSQAGSGSGSGFAPVPVEGGMDIGGLIVGQGMIADVLRLRPTAEVVGHPGAVLVIQGTADQTVPPYNGEMYREALGERCTLVWIEGADHTFSRTWWEQEVIRLTVAHFRGQLAPAA
- a CDS encoding tyrosine--tRNA ligase; amino-acid sequence: MKTNLSIDEQVAILMRGADFGDAQTFANMEKELRVRLLESQQTKRPLKVYLGVDPSAPDIHLGHTVPMRKLRQFQELGHECTFLIGNFTSLIGDPSDKEGARKQLTPEQVAANAATYTAQAFKVLDSEKTSIRFNAEWLAPLSFADVIRLAANFTVQQFLARDNFAKRFANGDAIWLHEFFYALMQGYDALALQTDVQVGGTDQLFNLMAGRKLAEGANQRPQVAITLPILVGTDGHLRMSKSTGNAIGISEPPAQMYGKVMSIPDHAMSNFMNLVTRWTPAQIKRLEDDLATGAAHPRDVKMKLAFEIVEIFHGADAAQEAEAHFRTVFQERELPADMPEFVMSGPLALLDLLQAAGLTASRGEGRRLLAQGGIKLDGQRLEQIETVIDLGAAGSRILQVGRRHFVRLVG